Proteins from a single region of Verrucomicrobiota bacterium:
- a CDS encoding cyclase family protein codes for MPKRIIDLSIPLQAGIASDPPGFRPQIDYLDHGAGARQLVASFPGL; via the coding sequence ATGCCCAAACGCATCATTGACCTTTCGATCCCCTTGCAAGCCGGCATTGCCTCCGACCCGCCCGGCTTCCGACCGCAGATCGACTACCTCGACCACGGCGCCGGCGCACGACAATTGGTCGCAAGCTTTCCGGGCCTG